The genomic window GGATGAGCGATGGTGGGCGCCTTCGCGCCGGGACGAAGAATCTTTGCTTTCAGCATGAACAAAACAAAAGCAAGTCCGATCGCAGAAGTCAGATTGCAGAAGTAGCGGATCGAGCGGTACGCAACGATGCTACAAGAATAGCAACTACTTGGTTCGCTTCATCCAACAGAAGTTCTAACTGCTTAGCGGGGAGCAATTGCGCGTGAACGATCAACTCAAGCCAGCAGACGGTCTCATCCGCTTCCTCCAGAGCGATCCCCATCTTGGCAACGAAACCGGCGTGACTTCTGCCACGCCGGGCCGCGCTGTAGTTGGCTCCAATCGATGTGCCCGACCGCAGCAATTGCCGTTTGATGACTCCGCCTTCCGCAGTTTTCGGCAGCGCCTTGCATAAACGCATGATCCGCAGCGCAAAGTCGCGGGTCCGGTCACGCAGATCGATCTTGTCGGCCATACTTCTGCAATCTTACTTCCTCGATCTTCGTTGCTTTTGCTGTTTCTTAGGCGTAGCTGACTTTGCGCTCGCCCTTGACGATCTTGCCGATGGTGTAGC from Terriglobales bacterium includes these protein-coding regions:
- a CDS encoding four helix bundle protein, whose product is MADKIDLRDRTRDFALRIMRLCKALPKTAEGGVIKRQLLRSGTSIGANYSAARRGRSHAGFVAKMGIALEEADETVCWLELIVHAQLLPAKQLELLLDEANQVVAILVASLRTARSATSAI